GGGTGGTCGCTGCGCCGCTCGTACGCGACGAACCAGGCCAGCACCGCCAGGCCGCCGAGGATCGCGGCCCAGACCAGCGGACGGCCGAAGCCGTGCTCGCCGCCGTCGATGATGCCGTACGTCAACGCGACGAGCCCGACCACCGACAGCAGTACGCCGCCGACGTCGACGCGGCCCGGATCCGGGTCCCGCGACTCGGGCACGAGCAGCGCCACCAGCACCACGCCGAGCGCCACCACCGGCACGTTGATCAGGAAGACCGAGCCCCACCAGTAGTGCTCCAGCAGCGCGCCGCCGAGGATCGGGCCGATCGCCACCGCCAGGCCGACCGCGCTGGCCCAGACGCCGATCGCCCGGCCCCGCTCCCGGGGGTCGAAGACGTTGGAGATGATCGAGAGCGTGACCGGCATGATGGCCGCGCCACCCACCCCCATCAGCGCGCGGGCCGCGACGAGCTGCGCCGGGCTCTGCGCGTACGCCGACAGCAGCGACGCCAGCCCGAAGAGCACCAGGCCGATCAGCAGGAAGCGCTTCCGCCCGGCGCGGTCACCGAGCACGCCGAAGGTGAACAGCAGGCCGGCGAAGACCAGCGTGTAGGAGTTGATCGACCACTCCAGCTCGCCCTGACTCGCGCCGAGGCCCTGCACCGGGTCGGCGAGCGTCCGCAGCGCGACGTTGAGGATCGTGTTGTCCAGGACGACCACGAGCAGGCTGATCACCAGCACCCCGAGGATCGCCCACCTCCTCGGGTGTCCCGTGTTCTCGTGCGGTGGCATCTTCGCGTTCTCCCCCCCGGCCCCGTTTCGATACGGGTCAGACTCGTAATTCAGGGTGTCAGCGTAGGCGGGTGATTATCGATACGGAACCGGTTCGTATCTTATGTGGCGGCGGTCACTCCTGTCCTCTTCCCGGGTGCGGTTCGTGGACCTGCGCGCTCGTGGGGTGGCTGCGCGCTCGTGGGGTGCTGCGCACGTTGGGGTGGCTGGCTGCCCACGCGTGGAGTGGTTGCGGCGCGTCGGGGTGGGGGCGGTGCGTCGGGGTGGGGGCGGTGCGTCGTGCCCGGCTCCGGGCGGTCAGGCTTGATCCCTGCGCCGGGCACGGCGGGCCACACCCGTCGGCGCCCGCCCTCGCGTCCGCCCGCTGCGGGCCCTGGTGCGGCGCGGCCTGAGCGAGGGTGGCTCGACGTGCCCGCCCTTCGCCGTGCCGATCATGCAGTTGTGGTGGGCGTCGTGCCCAGGATTGCGCCTTATATGGGGCGCCACAATGATCGACGCCCGCCTGCCTCGGGTGCTCGGGTGCTCCGGCTGCTCGGGAGATCTTGGTAGGTAAGGGCCCTTTGAGGGGCGTTTACCTACCAAGATCTGGGAGGTGCGGGCGGATCCGGTGCGCCGCTTGTCCGGTTTCGGGGTTGTCGTTCGGTGGGGCGTCGGTGGTCGATCGCCTGGGATGGCGCAATGAGGCGGCTGTCCGGTTCGGGGGTGTGATCGGGGGCATCGTGGGGGCGGAATCGTGGCCGGGGCGGGGTCGTTACACCCTGCGTACGACCGAGCAAGGCAAGGCCGCGCCGCCCGATGGGATGGTGTGCCGGGGCCCGGAATGATGGCGGGCCGGCGGTCGTTACACATGGTCCGGCCGGCGTGAGGGCATCCCCCGCCGCGCGCAGCCGGCGTGAGGGCATCCCCTGCCCCGCGAAACAGCCCGGCCCTTCCGGCCAGCACAGGTCGGACACATGCGGGCCGACGCGGCTGATCTGATCTTTCCTCCGGTGCGACGCCGGAGATCCCCCTCCAGTTCGTGCTGGAGTTTCCCTCTTGAAGTTCATGAGCGCCGGACGGTGCTTGCATCCGCGTAGCCGATCCCTCTCGGTGCGGGTGCCAACCTCCGAATGGAGCATCTTCGATGAACACGATCATTCGTAACAGCGTGCTCGGTATCGCCGGTCTGGCGTTCGCCGGTGGTGTGGCCGCCGGCCCGATGACCGACACCACCCACACCAGCGCCCCGAGCGTGGACACCACCGCCGTCGCCGTCGCCGTGCGCGCCGACAAGCCGGACATGGGCACGCTGGTGCCGCATGGTGTGCAGGGTGCGCAGTCGCGTATCGACCTGTCCGACGAGCAGGTCGCCAACGTCAAGGCCATCATCGCCGCGACGAAGAAGGCCGGCATGAACGAGCGCGCCGCCGTGGTCTCCATCGCGACCGCGCTGCAGGAGTCGAAGCTGGAGAACCTGGGTCACCTGGGTGACCGCAACGACCACGACTCGCAGGGCCTGTTCCAGCAGCGCCCCTCCAGCGGGTGGGGCACCGTCGAGCAGATCACCGACCCGGAGTACTCGACGACGGCGTTCCTGAAGGGCCTCAAGCAGGTCGACGGGTGGCAGGACATGCCCCTGACGAAGGCGGCGCAGACGGTGCAGGTGTCGGCGTACCCCGACCACTACGCCCAGTGGGAGCAGCAGGCCGCCGACCTCGTCGCCGAACACTGGAACAGCTGACCCGGACACGGACACGACTGACACAGACTTTCCACCACAAGGGGGATCGCCGGCCGGCACCCGAACCCGGGGTGCCGGCCAGCGGCACATCCACCGTCGTCATTGCGCGAAGGGCTTGACTTCAAGTTCGGATCAGGTTCGAGGATCTCAGTCGGGATCCACGGCCTCTGACAAGTCCGACACGGGAGCACGCATGAGCGCTGACACCAGCTTCTACTCGATCATCGACTACACGGTCGACGGGCCCGACACGCAGCGGGAACTGGTGGCCGCCTTCGCGGACGTCCAGGAGCGGTGGGTCCGCTTCTATCCCGGCTACCGGTCGGCCCGGTTCCACGTCAGCACCGACGGAACCCGCGTCTACAACATCGTGCGCTGGGCGAGCAGGGCGGACTACGACAACTTCGTGGCGACCTCCGACACCGAGGGCCGGGCGGCAGCCATCGCCGAGGCGCTGGACGGCCTGTCCGGCAGGGCCGAACCCCGGATGAGCGGCATCCCCACCTACACCGTCGTCCGCGAGATCGGGCCCGGCCCGCAGAAGGCCGACGCCTGACCTCCCCGCCGCCGAGGGACCACCCGACCGGCCTCGGCACCGCAGGAAACGGATCCGACTCGCCCGAGCCGGCAGCGACCGCAGGTCGTGCCGCACGCGGAGGAACCCATGAAGATCGAGATGTACGCGGACGTGCTGTGCCCCTGGTGCTACATCGGCAAGAGGCGCCTCGCCACCGCCCTGACCGGCGCCCCGGACCGGCACCGGACACAGGTCGTCTGGCGCAGCTACGAGCTCGCCCCGCACGAGGGCAGGACCCCCGGCCGGACGGCGGCCGAGGCCATGGCGGACTGGTGGGCGGATGCCGCGCCCGCCAGGATCGCCCGCATCCGCACCCTCGGCGCGGCCGAGGGCCTGGAACTCAACCTGCACCTCGCGCGACCGGTGAACACGTTCGACGCCCACCGACTGGGTCACCTGGCCGCCGACCGCGGCCTCGCCGACGAGATGATGGAACGGCTGCTGCGCGGCTACCACACCGAGGGACTCGACATCGCCGCCCCGGACACCTTGGAACGGTTGGGAGTCGAGGCCGGGCTGGACGTCACCGACGTCCGCACCCTGCTGGCCCGTGACGCCTACGCGGACCGCGTCCGGGCCGACGAGCGCCGCGCCGTGGAGTGCGGCGTCACCGGCGTCCCCTCGCTGGTGATCGACGGTCGGCCCCCGATCTCCGGGGTCCAGGCCCCCGAACGGCTCCGCCGCCTGCTCAGCGGCCCTCCGGCCGTACCCGTGGAATAGAACCGCAGGCGGCGACGGCGGCGGGCAGCGTGGCCAGCCGGGTCGCCGGCGCGCCGAGCGGCTCGATCCAGCCCGGGCCGGCGCCGTACACCCGGATCGCCGGGAGGTCGCGGGCGAAGCGCACCAGGCGGTACGCGCGCCCGGTGACCGGCGTCTGCGCCCAGACCACGACGACGCCCGGGCGGACGCGACGGGCGGCACTGCCCAGTGCCGTCCACGGCAGGGCCGGCCCGAGCAGCAGGCTGCCCCGCGTGCGCTCGCGCAGCGCGGCGGCCAGCGCGTGCAGGCCGAGGCAGTGCGTCTCCTGCTCGGCGCCGGCCAGCAGCACGCCGCCGGTGGGCAGCGGACGGCCCGGTACGCGCCGGAACACGTCGAGGCCGACGCGGAGGCCCTCGGCGAGGGCGTGCTCGACGGCGACCTCGATGGCGGTGTGCCCGGGCAGCGCGGCCAGCATCGGCACGCAGACCTGTTCCCACAGCGCCGCCGCGCCCCACTCGTCGGCCACCTCGACGACGAGCGCGGCGACCCGGTTGGCGTCGAGGTCCTCGGCGGCCAGCGAGAGCTGCTTGCGCGCGGTCTCGACGGCCCCGACCGGCATGGGATCTGTCAGCACCAGACGTACCCCCGGGTAGACGTTCACTACCCGGGGGTACGTCGGGAGGGCCGCGGATGGATGCGCCCGGGTGCGACTACCGCCGGCGGGACGCCGCCCAGCGCGTCGCCAGGGCCGCGGCGCTGCCCCAGATGCCGCGCCGGAACACCAGCACGACGAGGACGAAGATCCCGCCGGTGACCAGGCCGATCGCCTCGAACCCGGAGAACGACAGCCAGTCCTCCAGGCGGACCAGGATGCCCGCGCCGAGCACCCCGCCCCAGAGCGTGCCGATGCCGCCGAGCACCACCACGATGACCGCCTTGCCGGAGGTGGTCCAGTGCAGCACGTCGAGGGAGACGAAGCGGTGGCCGACGGCGAACAGCCCGCCGCCGAGCCCGGCGATGAAGCCCGACAGCACGAACGCGGTCAGCTTGTAGCGGTGCACCGGGTAGCCGAGCGCGCGGGCGCGGGCCGGGTTGTCGCGGATGCCGACGAGCACCCGCCCGAAGGGCGAGTGCACGATCCGCCAGGCGGCGGCCAGCCCGAGCAGCACGAT
The nucleotide sequence above comes from Micromonospora sp. M71_S20. Encoded proteins:
- a CDS encoding antibiotic biosynthesis monooxygenase, which translates into the protein MSADTSFYSIIDYTVDGPDTQRELVAAFADVQERWVRFYPGYRSARFHVSTDGTRVYNIVRWASRADYDNFVATSDTEGRAAAIAEALDGLSGRAEPRMSGIPTYTVVREIGPGPQKADA
- a CDS encoding DsbA family protein, which gives rise to MKIEMYADVLCPWCYIGKRRLATALTGAPDRHRTQVVWRSYELAPHEGRTPGRTAAEAMADWWADAAPARIARIRTLGAAEGLELNLHLARPVNTFDAHRLGHLAADRGLADEMMERLLRGYHTEGLDIAAPDTLERLGVEAGLDVTDVRTLLARDAYADRVRADERRAVECGVTGVPSLVIDGRPPISGVQAPERLRRLLSGPPAVPVE
- a CDS encoding transcriptional regulator, coding for MNVYPGVRLVLTDPMPVGAVETARKQLSLAAEDLDANRVAALVVEVADEWGAAALWEQVCVPMLAALPGHTAIEVAVEHALAEGLRVGLDVFRRVPGRPLPTGGVLLAGAEQETHCLGLHALAAALRERTRGSLLLGPALPWTALGSAARRVRPGVVVVWAQTPVTGRAYRLVRFARDLPAIRVYGAGPGWIEPLGAPATRLATLPAAVAACGSIPRVRPEGR